The sequence below is a genomic window from Mycobacterium heidelbergense.
CGTGCTGGGTGGCGGCGGCATAGGTGTCGATGATCTTCTCGTAGCCGATCTCGTACGCGTCCTGGTAGTACTCCAGGTTGTCGTTGGTCATGTACGGCGCCGGGTAATAAACCCGGCCGATCTTGCCTTCCTTGCGGATCTCGACCTTCGACGCCACCGGGTGGATCGAGCTCGTCGAGTGGTTGATGTAGGAGATCGACCCCGTCGGCGGGACGGCCTGCAGGTTCTGGTTGTAGATGCCGTGGGTCTGCACCGACTCCTTCAGCCGCTTCCAGTCGTCCTGCGTCGGAATGCGAATCTCGGCATCCGCGAACAGCTGACGAACCTTGTCGGTCGTGGGCTCCCACACCTGTTCGGTGTACTTGTCGAAGAACTCCCCCGACTTGTACTTCGACCGCTCGAAACCGCCGAACGCCCTGCCCCGTTCGATCGCAATGCGATTCGACGCCCGCAGCGCGTGGTACAGCACCGCGTAGAAGTAGATGTTGGTGAAGTCGACGCCTTCCTCCGAACCGTAGAAGATGCCCTCGCGTGCCAGGTAGCCGTGCAGGTTCATCTGGCCGAGCCCGATCGCGTGGGAGTCGTTGTTGCCCTGCTCGATCGAGGGCACCGAGGTGATGTGGGTCTGGTCGCTGACCGCGGTCAGCGCGCGGATGGCCACCTCGATCGTCTGCGCGAAGTCCGGCGAGTCCATCGTCTTGGCGATGTTCAGCGACCCCAGGTTGCACGAAATGTCCTTGCCCACTTTGGCATACGACAGGTCTTCGTTGAACTCCGACGGCGTGGACACCTGCAGGATCTCCGAGCACAGGTTCGAGTGCGTGATCTTGCCCTCGATCGGGTTCGCCCGGTTCACCGTGTCCTCGAACATGATGTACGGGTAGCCGGACTCGAACTGCAGCTCGGCCAGCGTCTGGAAGAACTCCCGCGCCTTGATCTTGGTCTTGCGGATGCGCGCGTCGTCGACCATTTCGTAGTACTTCTCGGTGACCGAGATGTCGGCGAACGCCACGCCGTAGACGCGTTCGACGTCGTAGGGCGAGAACAGGTACATGTCCTCGTTCTTCTTGGCCAGCTCGAAGGTGATGTCGGGAATCACCACGCCGAGCGAGAGCGTCTTGATCCGAATCTTCTCGTCGGCGTTCTCGCGCTTGGTGTCCAGGAAGCGGTAGATGTCGGGATGATGGGCGTGCAGGTACACCGCGCCGGCGCCCTGGCGCGCCCCCAGCTGGTTGGCGTAGGAGAACGAATCCTCCAGCAGCTTCATGATCGGGATGACGCCCGACGACTGGTTCTCGATGTTCTTGATCGGGGCACCGTGCTCGCGAATGTTGCTCAGCAGCAACGCAACTCCCCCGCCGCGCTTGGACAGCTGCAGCGCGGAGTTGATCGACCGCCCGATCGACTCCATATTATCCTCGACGCGCAAAAGGAAGCAGCTTACTGGCTCGCCGCGCTGCGCCTTGCCGGAGTTCAAGAACGTCGGCGTGGCCGGCTGGAACCGCCCGTCGATGATCTCGTCGACGAGCTTCTCGGCCAGCCCGGTGTCGCCGGCCGCCAGCGTCAGCGCGACCATGACCACGCGGTCCTCGAAACGCTCCAGATAGCGCTTGCCGTCGAAGGTCTTCAGCGTGTAGGACGTGTAGTACTTGAACGCGCCGAGAAACGTCGGGAACCGGAACTTCTTCGCGTAGGCCCGGTCCAACAGGGCCTTGACGAAGTTGCGCGAGTACTGGTCGAGAACCTCACGCTCGTAATAGTTTTCGCGGATCAGGTAGTCGAGCTTCTCGTCCTGATTGTGGAAGAAGACCGTGTTCTGGTTGACGTGCTGCAGGAAGTACTGGCGCGCCGCCAGCACGTCCTTGTCGAACTGGATCTTGCCGTCGGCGTCGTACAGATTCAGCATCGCGTTCAGGGCGTGGTAATCGACGTCCGCCTGGCCCCCAAAAGGGTGGGCGTGGGTGCCGGCGGTTACAGGCTCTGCAGCGACGGTTGGTGGCACGTCTGTTCCTTCCAGAATTCTTCCAAGCCCGCGCGGACGGCTTCCACGTCGTCCGGGGTTCCCATCAGTTCGAAGCGGTAAAGGTAGGGGACGCCGCACTTGCGGGAAACCACGTTGCCCGCATAGGCGAATTCCGCACCAAAGTTGTTGTTGCCCGCGGCGATGACGCCGCGGATCAACGACCGGTTGTGCTCGTCGTTCAAAAAGGCGATGACCTGCTTGGGCACATAGCCGCCGTCGTTGATGTTCGGGGTCGCCCTACCCCCGCCATACGTGGGCAGCACCAGCACGTACGGCTCGTCGACCTCGATGCGCCCATGCAGCGGTATCCGCGTGGCGGGAACACCCAGCTTCTGCACGAAGCGGTGGGTGTTCTCCGACACGGAAGAGAAATAGACCAGTGGCGATCGCAAGCGCGGCGCGACCGGGCGTAGCGGGTCGCCACTCATCCAATCCAGGTTGGGCCCCTTGACATCCACGGCGCCGCAACCTCCTTACCTAACGTCTGCCTCTATATATTCAAGCGCTCAACACGGCCCCGGCGAGCGCCTTGATGCGGTCGGGCCGGAAGCCCGACCAGTGGTCGTTTCCCGCCACCACCACGGGGGCCTGCAGGTAGCCCAGCGCCATCACGTAGTCCCGCGACTCGGGGTCCAAGCTGATATCGACCTTCTCGTAGGGAAGGCCCTGCCTGTCCAAGGCCTTGAAGGTGGCGCTGCACTGCACACACGCCGGCTTGGTGTACACGGTGATGCTCATGGAATGCCGCTCCTTTGCGGAAGGTCTGGAACTTGTCACGAACTGGCAACTGCTTGGAGTACTACGTCTGCGCTGTGTTCAGCGGCCCGGCAAGGCCCCAGATTCCCGTTTTGCGGCTGCCGGGCCGGACGACCTGGCGGGCACCGATTCCGGGAGGTTCACCAGGCCCGGCTGGCTTGGTGACCCTGGGATCTGCCGGCCCCCGAAACACTACACCTAGTGGCCGACAAGTTCGCGAGGCACAAGATGTTCTGAATAACAATTCTGAAATTCCCTGGTCGTAAGGCCTTCCGGTCGACACACCCTCGGCGTGTCGCAGATCACAAAGCCGAGCCGAGTCACCCATACGCACCGGTATATCACCCGCCACCGACAACGCCGGTGCGGCCTTCCCTCGTGCCCGCCGCCAGCAAAGCCGCCGGCGTGAGCTGGCGGCTTCTGCTATTCGCTGATCGCAACCTTGCTGGTCGCCGCGGATCGGGCTTGTTCGTTACCGCCAAATTCAGCTGACCTCGGCGGCGAGCTTGCCGACGACGTCACGCACATTCGCCGAAAGCTCGGCGTCCTCCGCGGGGGCCCTGCCCTCCAGGGTCTTGAACGGCACGGACAGTTTGACCGCCTCGACCACCGCGGCGCCGGCGATCCCGAATGACTTGCGGGTCTCGTCGTGCGCCCACACCCCGCCGTACTGGCCGAAGGACCCCCCGATCACCGCCAGCGGCTTGCCCCTCAGCGCGCCGTCGCCGAACGGACGAGAGAGCCAGTCGATCGCGTTCTTGATGACCGCCGGGATGCTGCCGTTGTACTCCGGGGTGACCACCAGCGCCGCGTCCGCGTCGGCCGCCGCGGCGCGCAGCGCGGCCACCGGAGCCAGCGGCGGGGTGTCGGTGTTCATCGCGTCGTCGATCTCCTCGTTGTAGAAGGGCAGCTCCCCCAACCCTTCGAACACGGTGACGGTGACGCCGTCCGGGGCGACCGCCGTCGCCAGCTCGGCGATCTGCCGGTTGATCGACGCCGCCCGCAGGCTGCCCACCAACGCCAGGACTTTGATGTTCTCTGCCACTGTCGGAATTCCCTTCGGTCGTTGCCCTACATCCTTGCACGGCGAAACCGGACCACGGTCCGGTTTATTCCTGCGGCGTTACAGTGCAGGAGTGAGCGAGCGGTTGGGCGAGTTGCCCGTGTCCGTCCCACAGGAGCG
It includes:
- a CDS encoding NAD(P)H-dependent oxidoreductase — encoded protein: MAENIKVLALVGSLRAASINRQIAELATAVAPDGVTVTVFEGLGELPFYNEEIDDAMNTDTPPLAPVAALRAAAADADAALVVTPEYNGSIPAVIKNAIDWLSRPFGDGALRGKPLAVIGGSFGQYGGVWAHDETRKSFGIAGAAVVEAVKLSVPFKTLEGRAPAEDAELSANVRDVVGKLAAEVS
- the nrdE gene encoding class 1b ribonucleoside-diphosphate reductase subunit alpha, producing the protein MPPTVAAEPVTAGTHAHPFGGQADVDYHALNAMLNLYDADGKIQFDKDVLAARQYFLQHVNQNTVFFHNQDEKLDYLIRENYYEREVLDQYSRNFVKALLDRAYAKKFRFPTFLGAFKYYTSYTLKTFDGKRYLERFEDRVVMVALTLAAGDTGLAEKLVDEIIDGRFQPATPTFLNSGKAQRGEPVSCFLLRVEDNMESIGRSINSALQLSKRGGGVALLLSNIREHGAPIKNIENQSSGVIPIMKLLEDSFSYANQLGARQGAGAVYLHAHHPDIYRFLDTKRENADEKIRIKTLSLGVVIPDITFELAKKNEDMYLFSPYDVERVYGVAFADISVTEKYYEMVDDARIRKTKIKAREFFQTLAELQFESGYPYIMFEDTVNRANPIEGKITHSNLCSEILQVSTPSEFNEDLSYAKVGKDISCNLGSLNIAKTMDSPDFAQTIEVAIRALTAVSDQTHITSVPSIEQGNNDSHAIGLGQMNLHGYLAREGIFYGSEEGVDFTNIYFYAVLYHALRASNRIAIERGRAFGGFERSKYKSGEFFDKYTEQVWEPTTDKVRQLFADAEIRIPTQDDWKRLKESVQTHGIYNQNLQAVPPTGSISYINHSTSSIHPVASKVEIRKEGKIGRVYYPAPYMTNDNLEYYQDAYEIGYEKIIDTYAAATQHVDQGLSLTLFFKDTATTRDVNKAQIYAWRKGIKTLYYIRLRQMALEGTEVEGCVSCML
- a CDS encoding redoxin NrdH, with protein sequence MSITVYTKPACVQCSATFKALDRQGLPYEKVDISLDPESRDYVMALGYLQAPVVVAGNDHWSGFRPDRIKALAGAVLSA
- the nrdI gene encoding class Ib ribonucleoside-diphosphate reductase assembly flavoprotein NrdI, with amino-acid sequence MSGDPLRPVAPRLRSPLVYFSSVSENTHRFVQKLGVPATRIPLHGRIEVDEPYVLVLPTYGGGRATPNINDGGYVPKQVIAFLNDEHNRSLIRGVIAAGNNNFGAEFAYAGNVVSRKCGVPYLYRFELMGTPDDVEAVRAGLEEFWKEQTCHQPSLQSL